In the Streptomyces fradiae ATCC 10745 = DSM 40063 genome, one interval contains:
- a CDS encoding dihydrodipicolinate synthase family protein, giving the protein MDHSSLRAALADVVAIPVTPFGADGGVDRDTYRALLRRLLDGGVRAVTPNGNTGEFYTLTPDERRLVTELAVAEAGERAAVLVGVGHDVPTATAAARHARDAGAAMVMVHQPVHPYVSRDGWIDYHREIADAVPELGVVPYIRNPLLDGAAVARLGELCPNVIGVKYAVPDAARFAAVARDAGLGRFVWIAGLAELYAPSYWAMGATGFTSGLVNVSPAVSLTMLRSLRGGDYPAALEVWERIRRFEDLRAADQSANNVTVVKEALAALGLCRRDVRPPSRPLPEPRRAEIAEMVKEWDA; this is encoded by the coding sequence ATGGACCACTCCTCGCTGAGGGCGGCACTCGCGGACGTCGTCGCGATCCCCGTGACCCCGTTCGGCGCCGACGGCGGTGTCGACCGGGACACGTACCGCGCCCTGCTGCGCAGGCTGCTCGACGGCGGCGTACGGGCCGTGACCCCCAACGGCAACACCGGCGAGTTCTACACGCTCACGCCCGACGAGCGCCGCCTCGTCACCGAGCTGGCCGTGGCGGAGGCGGGCGAGCGGGCCGCCGTCCTCGTCGGCGTCGGCCACGACGTGCCGACCGCCACGGCCGCCGCCCGGCACGCCCGCGACGCCGGCGCCGCGATGGTCATGGTCCACCAGCCCGTCCACCCCTACGTCTCCCGTGACGGCTGGATCGACTACCACCGCGAGATCGCGGACGCCGTGCCCGAACTGGGCGTCGTCCCCTACATCCGCAACCCGCTCCTCGACGGCGCGGCCGTCGCCCGCCTCGGCGAGCTGTGCCCCAACGTCATCGGCGTCAAGTACGCCGTCCCCGACGCCGCCCGCTTCGCCGCCGTCGCCCGCGACGCCGGGCTCGGCCGGTTCGTGTGGATCGCCGGGCTCGCCGAGCTGTACGCCCCCTCGTACTGGGCGATGGGCGCCACCGGCTTCACCTCCGGGCTGGTCAACGTCTCGCCCGCGGTCTCCCTCACCATGCTCCGCTCGCTGCGCGGCGGCGACTACCCGGCCGCCCTGGAGGTGTGGGAGCGCATCCGCCGCTTCGAGGACCTGCGCGCCGCCGACCAGTCCGCGAACAACGTCACCGTCGTCAAGGAGGCCCTGGCCGCGCTCGGCCTGTGCCGCCGCGACGTCCGCCCGCCGAGCCGGCCGCTGCCCGAGCCGCGCCGTGCCGAGATCGCCGAGATGGTCAAGGAGTGGGACGCATGA
- a CDS encoding GntR family transcriptional regulator produces the protein MTFAAPSPVPSRTQYVLEAIKHAILTGQLPPGRPLVEAELAARFGVSKTPVREALKTLAGTGLVVMSQYKGVTVRTVDAAMAREVYDVRLLLEPEALRRTIARRASLEAAGEALVRADEAADQAERSLANRAFHRALYLPCGNPLLARMLDEVRDQAALVSTVAWSADPSWRREADEHREILRLALAGDGEAAARALHEHIARFVLRAFPGEPGAEPVPERAAEAPHHP, from the coding sequence ATGACCTTCGCCGCCCCCAGTCCCGTCCCCTCCCGCACGCAGTACGTGCTGGAGGCGATCAAGCACGCCATCCTCACCGGCCAGCTCCCGCCCGGCCGGCCGCTGGTGGAGGCGGAGCTGGCGGCGCGGTTCGGGGTGTCGAAGACGCCCGTCCGGGAGGCGCTGAAGACGCTCGCCGGCACCGGGCTCGTCGTCATGAGCCAGTACAAGGGCGTCACGGTCCGTACCGTCGACGCCGCCATGGCCCGCGAGGTGTACGACGTCCGGCTGCTGCTGGAGCCGGAGGCGCTGCGCCGCACCATCGCCCGCCGCGCCTCGCTGGAGGCGGCGGGAGAGGCGCTGGTACGCGCGGACGAGGCGGCCGACCAGGCCGAACGCTCCCTGGCCAACCGCGCGTTCCACCGGGCGCTCTACCTGCCGTGCGGCAACCCGCTGCTGGCCCGGATGCTCGACGAGGTACGGGATCAGGCCGCGCTCGTTTCCACCGTCGCCTGGAGCGCCGACCCGTCCTGGCGGCGCGAGGCCGACGAGCACCGCGAGATCCTGCGCCTCGCCCTGGCCGGTGACGGCGAGGCGGCGGCGCGGGCCCTGCACGAGCACATCGCCCGGTTCGTCCTGCGGGCCTTCCCCGGGGAGCCGGGGGCGGAGCCCGTGCCGGAGCGGGCCGCCGAGGCACCGCACCACCCGTAG
- a CDS encoding NAD-dependent epimerase/dehydratase family protein, whose protein sequence is MPAARTVLLTGAAGGLGTLMRELLPAYGYELRLLDMRPVEGAPDALTADLGDPAHQGVLREAVRGADAVLHLAGISLEAPFPRVLRANVEGAYHLYEAARAEGVHRIVAASSNHAVGFTPRPRAGDPLVPVGTPHRPDTFYGLSKCFGEDLAQLYWDLHGVETVSVRIGSCVPEPTDVRMLSTWLSPGDAARLFHAALTAEEVGHTVVYGSSANTRLWWDLEPARALGYAPRDDAERYAEKLVGELGELDDANPDHAHLGGRFCTEPALWPY, encoded by the coding sequence ATGCCCGCTGCCCGCACCGTCCTGCTGACCGGCGCCGCCGGCGGCCTCGGCACCCTCATGCGCGAGCTGCTGCCCGCGTACGGGTACGAGCTGCGCCTGCTGGACATGCGCCCCGTCGAGGGCGCCCCCGACGCGCTCACCGCCGATCTCGGCGACCCGGCCCACCAGGGCGTGCTGCGCGAGGCGGTGCGCGGCGCCGACGCGGTCCTCCACCTCGCGGGCATCTCCCTGGAAGCCCCCTTCCCCCGCGTCCTGCGCGCCAACGTGGAGGGCGCGTACCACCTGTACGAGGCCGCCCGCGCGGAGGGCGTCCACCGGATCGTGGCCGCCTCCAGCAACCACGCCGTCGGCTTCACCCCGCGCCCCCGCGCCGGCGACCCGCTCGTCCCGGTCGGCACACCGCACCGCCCCGACACGTTCTACGGCCTGTCGAAGTGCTTCGGCGAGGACCTGGCGCAGCTCTACTGGGACCTGCACGGCGTGGAGACCGTCTCGGTGCGGATCGGCTCCTGCGTCCCCGAGCCCACGGACGTGCGGATGCTGTCCACGTGGCTCAGCCCCGGCGACGCGGCCCGCCTCTTCCACGCGGCGCTCACCGCCGAGGAGGTGGGGCACACCGTCGTGTACGGCTCCTCGGCCAACACGCGGCTGTGGTGGGACCTGGAACCGGCGCGCGCGCTCGGGTACGCCCCGCGGGACGACGCGGAGCGGTACGCGGAGAAGCTCGTCGGGGAGCTGGGGGAACTGGACGACGCGAATCCGGACCACGCCCACCTGGGCGGCCGCTTCTGCACCGAGCCCGCGCTCTGGCCGTACTGA
- a CDS encoding AraC family transcriptional regulator produces MTAGTVFRTRDVEEARREIGERFYSTFMDVVEERGRRFDARFETVRLGPLVVGDMRCGADVRLRFGDLGAYHVNVPLAGRLELRQGAGDPLTGTPERGTVLNPGGPVVVDRWAGDCRVVAVKVETAALRRRLEELLGRTPPRALLLEPALDLARGAGRDWAALVRRLAREAADPAGLVQHPLVAGPLQDALLTGLLLAASHPYRDELAAPARALRPAPVKRVMDAVRERPEHPYTATELAGLARVSPRRLQESFRAHVGTTPMGYVRDVRLGRVRDELRDAEPGSGLTVSEVAWRWGFTHLGRFAARYRERFGEAPSQTLNAPPPVRS; encoded by the coding sequence GTGACCGCAGGGACCGTTTTCCGCACAAGGGACGTGGAGGAAGCGCGCCGGGAGATCGGCGAGCGCTTCTACTCCACGTTCATGGACGTCGTCGAGGAGCGGGGACGCCGGTTCGACGCCCGTTTCGAGACGGTCCGCCTGGGGCCGCTCGTGGTGGGGGACATGCGGTGCGGCGCCGACGTGCGGCTGCGCTTCGGCGACCTGGGGGCCTACCACGTGAACGTGCCGCTGGCCGGGCGGCTGGAGCTGCGGCAGGGCGCGGGCGACCCCCTGACCGGCACCCCGGAGCGCGGAACGGTGCTGAACCCGGGCGGGCCGGTCGTCGTGGACCGGTGGGCGGGCGACTGCCGGGTCGTCGCCGTCAAGGTGGAGACGGCCGCGCTGCGGCGCAGGCTGGAGGAGCTGCTGGGCCGCACCCCGCCCCGCGCCCTCCTCCTGGAGCCGGCGCTGGACCTGGCGCGCGGGGCGGGCCGGGACTGGGCGGCGCTCGTCCGGCGCCTCGCGCGCGAGGCGGCCGACCCGGCGGGCCTGGTCCAGCACCCGCTGGTCGCCGGGCCGCTGCAGGACGCGCTCCTCACCGGCCTGCTGCTGGCCGCCTCGCACCCGTACCGCGACGAGCTGGCGGCCCCGGCCCGCGCCCTGCGCCCGGCGCCGGTGAAGCGGGTGATGGACGCGGTGCGGGAGCGCCCCGAGCACCCGTACACCGCGACGGAGCTGGCCGGTCTCGCGCGGGTGAGCCCCCGGCGGCTGCAGGAGTCGTTCCGGGCCCACGTGGGCACGACCCCGATGGGGTACGTGCGGGACGTGCGCCTCGGGCGGGTCCGCGACGAGCTGCGGGACGCCGAGCCGGGCAGCGGGCTGACGGTCAGTGAGGTCGCCTGGCGCTGGGGCTTCACCCATCTGGGGCGGTTCGCCGCGCGGTACCGGGAGCGGTTCGGCGAGGCGCCGTCGCAGACCCTGAACGCCCCGCCGCCGGTGCGGTCCTGA
- a CDS encoding TerD family protein, translated as MTPGSNIPLSAAGVAVDVAAPVRLDVSGLLLTAHGKVRSDADFVFYNQPAGPGVTYRSGGGASPDAITVDTAAVPADIERIVVTASPDEAGRTFQGVEPTATVRDAATGAVLATFTPPRLGTETALVVVEVYRRGGAWKVRAVGQGYANGLAGIATDFGVTVEEPPAPAAPQAAPPQPAPPQPAAPSAPPAPPAPPERSRAGAAPAPAPAAAPPAPAPAPGAGKINLDKGRVSLQKNQTVSLVKGGRPLLTQVKMGLGWEPAYRAKDIDLDASVIAYGPQRNHLDSCYFGKLTVLGGAIRHSGDNLTGEGAGDDEVITVDLGRLPAEATGLVFTVNSFSGQKFTEVAKAYCRLLDAATGEELVRFDLTSAEPRTGVMMCKLIRQFSGEWEMTAMGSFVKARTVRDMVRPAAAAL; from the coding sequence ATGACCCCCGGCTCGAACATCCCCCTCTCCGCCGCCGGCGTGGCGGTGGACGTCGCCGCCCCCGTCCGGCTCGACGTCTCGGGCCTGCTGCTCACGGCCCACGGGAAGGTCCGTTCCGACGCCGACTTCGTCTTCTACAACCAGCCCGCGGGGCCCGGTGTCACCTACCGGTCCGGCGGCGGCGCGTCGCCCGACGCGATCACGGTCGACACGGCGGCGGTCCCGGCCGACATCGAGCGGATCGTCGTCACGGCCAGCCCCGACGAGGCGGGCCGGACCTTCCAGGGCGTCGAGCCGACCGCGACCGTCCGCGACGCCGCCACCGGCGCGGTCCTCGCCACCTTCACCCCGCCCCGGCTCGGTACGGAGACGGCGCTCGTCGTGGTCGAGGTGTACCGCAGGGGCGGCGCCTGGAAGGTGCGCGCGGTGGGCCAGGGGTACGCGAACGGGCTCGCGGGCATCGCCACCGACTTCGGTGTGACCGTGGAGGAGCCGCCCGCGCCCGCCGCGCCCCAGGCCGCCCCGCCGCAGCCGGCCCCGCCGCAGCCCGCCGCGCCGAGCGCCCCGCCCGCCCCGCCCGCCCCGCCGGAGCGCTCCCGTGCCGGGGCCGCCCCGGCGCCCGCGCCCGCCGCCGCTCCCCCGGCGCCCGCGCCGGCACCCGGCGCCGGGAAGATCAACCTGGACAAGGGCCGGGTGAGCCTCCAGAAGAACCAGACGGTGTCCCTGGTCAAGGGCGGCCGGCCGCTGCTGACGCAGGTCAAGATGGGCCTCGGCTGGGAGCCCGCGTACCGGGCGAAGGACATCGACCTGGACGCGTCCGTCATCGCGTACGGCCCGCAGCGCAACCACCTCGACAGCTGCTACTTCGGCAAGCTCACCGTCCTCGGCGGCGCGATCCGCCACTCCGGCGACAACCTGACCGGCGAGGGCGCGGGCGACGACGAGGTCATCACCGTCGACCTGGGGCGGCTGCCCGCCGAGGCGACGGGGCTGGTCTTCACGGTGAACTCGTTCTCGGGCCAGAAGTTCACGGAGGTCGCGAAGGCGTACTGCCGGCTGCTCGACGCGGCGACCGGCGAGGAGCTGGTCCGCTTCGACCTGACGAGCGCCGAGCCGCGGACGGGCGTCATGATGTGCAAGCTGATCCGCCAGTTCTCCGGCGAGTGGGAGATGACGGCGATGGGCTCCTTCGTCAAGGCCCGCACCGTCCGCGACATGGTCCGCCCGGCGGCGGCGGCCCTCTGA